CTTGTCTCATTTGTTCTCGATAGGCCAGTGGGGCAATTACTTCCCCATTGGATCGCCAGTCCCGTAAACGCATGGTCAGGTTGGTATCTCCCACGCGCACGTAGGCGCGGAAATAGCGATCGGTTTTGGGTCGATGCTGGAGAACTTGCAAAATGTATTCCTGCTCTTTGGGATCGGTTATCTCTTTTTTCACCAAAGCTGGGATCCGTTCATAGGCAATGGGCTTAAAAGTGGGATGTCGTTCTGTGTTATCGACATAACGGCGGGCAAAGTCTGGCGGGAATCGCAGGATGAGTAAAGCTTTAGGTAAATAAAAGTCGGATCCCCAAGCGGCCTCCCATTCCGTTTGGACATCTTCTGGGCTAGGGAGTTGATTCCGTTGTTTGAGGGCCATGAGTTCTGGAGGAATCATGGGATCCGACCAGGGAACAATCGACAAGAGCGGAGACTGGATCCGATCCAAGCGAAAATTGTACCAACCTATTTTTCTTGCTCCGGCTGGATGATGCAGTTCTGAGGAAGCTAGACTGGGTCGCTCGCCGAAGGCAGTTAGATACTTGGCGCGACGGGCGTAAAACAGGCAGACCGGATAGGTGAGGATGGAACGGATCCCCTGTTGGCGGGTGGCGTAGTCAAAGCGAATCATCCCCGGTTCTGGGTTGGCCCAAAGGGTTTCAAGTTGGTTGTGATATTCATCCACCTGTTCTTGTTGTTCGGGGGACAAAATATACTCAAACTGAACAAAGATCCGCTGCTGAAGCGCTTTATGTTTTCCCCAGATCTCACTTAACAGGATTTCTACATTGGGATGGACAAAAGCAACATCATTGAGGATGTGATAAATCTTTTGCAGCTGATGATCAGACAAGGGAAGGGAGGCGGTTGATGGCAGGGGTTGGGGATGATCTCCTAGTGCTCGGCGGCGAAAGTTGGCTCGACTTGTGGAGTTGGCTTGAATCTGTTGGATCCAGCCCTGATCCTTGAGGAAGTCTAGTTCTTTGCGCAGGGTACGGTGGGTTTTTTGAAAGGGGCGGCTGAGCAGGAGGGTTTCCAGATCCGGGATTTCCGATTTCAAGGCAGCCAGCAGGTTGGGATCCGTCAACCAGAAGCTAAGGGGCCGCCGGCAAATACAACTGGCTTCTGGACAAGGTAGGGATGAAGGGATCCCTGAGTTGACCTCCGGATCTTGCTTGGGATGCCGGGGTGAGAACAGTTGATCCCGGATGTGGGCATAGCCAAAGGTTTCCGGTAGCTCTTGCCATTGTTGCTCGCCGTACAAACAATGCAGCAGCACCCATAGTCGCACGGCTCGCTCCAACCGCCCGGCCAGTTGCCCGCCTGCTAGCCAGCGCAGGATTTCGAGGGTTAAAGGCAGCTCAAACTGGCTCATTCTGGTTCACGCTCCTAACCTGAGGAGAGAAATCTGCCGCTTGACCACCCGGATGCGGGTTGGAAAGCCCTGCTTCCAATTGTCTCCATACTGGGGGTGTTCTTTGATTTTTTCACTTTTTCCTTTTTCTACTTATGTCTCCTATACGGCTTCATTTGCGTTTTGAACATTTGGATCATTCGGATAGAGGAGAACTCCATTTCCCTTGCAATGTCTCCGGTACCCTGTTGGAAGGGGGATTATCGTTTCAAGTGATTGAGATTGAACTCACTCGACCGGATCGGTTGATGTTCCCCGTGGATTTACAAACTCTGAAGCTGCCTGACCATCTGAATCCTCGGCTGGGGGTGGTTTTGACGGGGCGGGCTCCGATTTGGCTGTACGGTTGGCTGGTGCATGAATGTCATTTCACCCGTTGGGTTGCCTGTTATGACCCCCGCCTGGGAGCGGTGGTGGTCTCTAGCCATAGCCCGGAAGTGCGGGTGGGGGAGATCATCCCTTGGATGGAGGGGAAATGGAAGCCACAGCAGCTGGCGGCTCTGGACAGGGATCCAAGGGATAGCAAGCCGACTGAGGAGGGGATCCCTGCACCCCCATCTGGGTTAGCAGCGGCGGTGATGGTGGCGGGGCCGCCAAATAGTGGCAAAAGCCGTCTTGCCCATGCCCTTTTCCATGCTCTGTTGCCGGAGTACCCCGGTATCTATCTGCAACGTGCCCATTGGGATGGGGAAGGGAATTGGACTCTGGATTTACCACCGGAACAAGCCAAGGCTCTGAAGCAGCGGCACCGAGGCCGTTTAACCCCTGAGTTTTTTGGGTTTCATGCCCAGGCCATTCTCAATCTGCGGCGGCAAAAGAGCCTGGTGATTGTGGATGTGGGGGGTCAGGTGGATCCCCACAAGCAGCCGTTGCTGGAAGCCTGCTCCCATTATGTGCTGGTCAGCCGGGATCCAGAAGCCATTCCACCTTGGCGGGAGTTTTGTCAAGACCGAGGCAATTTGCGCGGTCTGGCCATTCTGCACACTTCCCCTCAGGGGCCTCTGCCTGTCGGCCATCAACCTGTTCGTTTCAGCGGGACGGAGTTCCCCTTGCAGCTGCACTGGATTCCTGGCACTGCTTTGCCCGAAGAACTGGTGCAAGCGGTGCGCCGCCTTATTCCCAGAATGAACTAGGTTTTGACCCTTGAGGATGCCGTCCCGCTAACGGGAATGGAAGGGATCCCTTCCAATAGCCTCTACAACTGGGGGTGCAGAGGGTTTGAATCGACTTCCCATCGTAGGTATTCGGATATTGGGATTCAGGCCCGTTGCACAGACGTTATGCAGGTTACACAGACGTTGTATGTCAACCCTACAGGAAGTGAAATAAACCCAATCTAAACCCTAGGAGAGTGGCGGTATGAGAAGAGCGATACAGTCCCATGAGGCCTGGATTTGGGGAGGATCCCTGGTATTAACGGTGCTGACGCGACAGATAGCCTTTGGGCTAGTGCCGCTGGCCCTGGCTCATGGGCGATGGCAACGGCAGCAATGGGAACAGCGACTGGTGGAGCACTCCAATCGCTGGGAACAACAGTGGGAACGGTGGCTGGTGGAGCACTCCAATCGCTGGGAACAACAGTGGCGAATTCAGCAACACCAGATCTTCCAGCGGGTTGAACAGCATCTTCAGTCGGTGCAGCCCACTCCTGCTCCCCTGGTCCATTCGCCGCAGCCGGCGGTGGATGCGCAGGTAACGCAGCTTTTGGCGGAGGTGGGATCCCTGGCGGAGCAGGTCAAGCAGCTCCAGGAACAACCCCGTTCTCATCTCTCTATACAGCAGCAGATGGCTCCGCTGGTGCAACGTCTTCACCTCTTGCAAGAGGATTGGCAGCGACTCAAACTCCAAGCTCTACCGCATCTGGAGGAGACCCAGCAGCAGTTGCAGAAACAACTGAACCAAGTCCAATCCCAGATTGACAAGTTCCAGCAACAGCTGGAAAAGCTCCAGCAACAGCAGGCCGCTGTTTCGTCACAACCCTGCCAGGACTCCATCCCGCCAAGGCGAGCAGGGGTCGGGGTATTTATTGACGGAGCTAACCTGCATGCCAGTGCCCGCGACTTGGGGGTATCCCTGGATTACGAATCGCTGATTCCACGTCTGTTGGGATCCTCAGCCAAGAGGGCGCAGATCCACTTCTACAGCGGATGGGATCCCAAAGATCCACAGCAAAAAGCCTTTCACGAGTACCTAGAGCAGCTAGGGTTCCATCTGCACCGGAAACCAGTGGTTCACTTCGCCAATGGAGGCAGCAAGGCCAACATGGATGGGGAAATGATCGTGGATATGTTGGTGAGTCGGTATGGGCGGGTGATTCTCCTCAGCGGAGACGGAGATTTTCTCCGAGCGCTCCAGCATTTGCAGTCCCAAGGGGTTCAGGTTGAGGTGGCGGCTTTTGGACAGCATACCCAGTGGGAGATGAGGCGCCAGTTTCCCTTTGTGGAGCTTTCCCGCATGCTGGACAGGGGGCGGGAGGTGATCCCTCTCCCGGCTAAGCAGGTCCCCTCTGCTTAATTAATAAATTTCTTGCTTGAAAGGACTAGGAGGACTAATCATGTTGTCGAATGCTCAGGAGGGCCGTCAGGAGGGATCCCTTCAACCCGTTGCACCCGCGTTGCAAAGCAACAGCGCAACGCCGCCACGCTGCGGCCCCCGGTTTGCCCGAGCCCTGACTTATGCTCACCAGCTGCACCACACCCAAGTCCGTAAGGGCAGTGGGATCCCCTACTTAAGTCATCTGCTGGCAGTCGCTGCCACCGCTCTGGAACATGGGGCAGATGAGGATGAGGCGATTGCCGCTTTGCTCCATGACAGCTTGGAGGATGGCCCCCGCAATACCGGGATCCCACGCTCTCAGATTGAGCAGCAGCTCTCGGATCAGTTTGGGGATAAGGTTTTACAGATTGTGTTGGGGTGTACTGACACCAATAGCGATTCCAGTGCCAAGGAACCGCAAGAGCAATGCTCCCCTGACGGAGAAGCAGAAACGCAGGGGGATCCGAGGACTACGTCCCGCTTACGCGAACAGGAGAGCTGGTGGGTGCGCAAAGAAGCCTATCTGCAGCATTTGGAGCAGTTGGTCAGGGAAGACGCTCACCCGTTGGCCAGCTCTATCCTGCTGGTGGCCAATGCAGACAAGCTGCACAATGCCCGTTCGATTTTGCGGGATTGGCAGCAACTGGGGGATGCGGTGTGGGAGCGCTTCAGCGCCGGTAAACAGGGATCCCTGTGGTACTACCGCCGTTTGGCTGAGATTTTCATGCAGCGACCTTCTCCCTTGGCTAGGGAATTGCAGCAGACGGTTCAGACTCTACTGCAGGCTGCTTAGGTTGCTTTGGGTTTCTAAATCATCCAAATCCAGAGCCTCTGGATCCCAGGGTTTCGGTGAGCCTGGAAACTCAAGGGATCCGGCATCTGCTAAGGTGCATGGGGGTTGAGTTCTCCGGCACAAGCGTTATTGCTACGCAACGCTTTGCGAATGTGAGGTGATGTTCATGTCTCCCGTGCTGTGGCAAGCGATTGGGTATGCCTGTGGGATTTCGCTGGGAATCCTGGTGTTAGCAGGCTTG
This genomic stretch from Thermostichus vulcanus str. 'Rupite' harbors:
- a CDS encoding TIGR03985 family CRISPR-associated protein; translated protein: MSQFELPLTLEILRWLAGGQLAGRLERAVRLWVLLHCLYGEQQWQELPETFGYAHIRDQLFSPRHPKQDPEVNSGIPSSLPCPEASCICRRPLSFWLTDPNLLAALKSEIPDLETLLLSRPFQKTHRTLRKELDFLKDQGWIQQIQANSTSRANFRRRALGDHPQPLPSTASLPLSDHQLQKIYHILNDVAFVHPNVEILLSEIWGKHKALQQRIFVQFEYILSPEQQEQVDEYHNQLETLWANPEPGMIRFDYATRQQGIRSILTYPVCLFYARRAKYLTAFGERPSLASSELHHPAGARKIGWYNFRLDRIQSPLLSIVPWSDPMIPPELMALKQRNQLPSPEDVQTEWEAAWGSDFYLPKALLILRFPPDFARRYVDNTERHPTFKPIAYERIPALVKKEITDPKEQEYILQVLQHRPKTDRYFRAYVRVGDTNLTMRLRDWRSNGEVIAPLAYREQMRQEAEVECQFYRFPPLPLT
- the crn3 gene encoding CRISPR-associated ring nuclease Crn3/Csx3; amino-acid sequence: MIEIELTRPDRLMFPVDLQTLKLPDHLNPRLGVVLTGRAPIWLYGWLVHECHFTRWVACYDPRLGAVVVSSHSPEVRVGEIIPWMEGKWKPQQLAALDRDPRDSKPTEEGIPAPPSGLAAAVMVAGPPNSGKSRLAHALFHALLPEYPGIYLQRAHWDGEGNWTLDLPPEQAKALKQRHRGRLTPEFFGFHAQAILNLRRQKSLVIVDVGGQVDPHKQPLLEACSHYVLVSRDPEAIPPWREFCQDRGNLRGLAILHTSPQGPLPVGHQPVRFSGTEFPLQLHWIPGTALPEELVQAVRRLIPRMN
- a CDS encoding NYN domain-containing protein, yielding MRRAIQSHEAWIWGGSLVLTVLTRQIAFGLVPLALAHGRWQRQQWEQRLVEHSNRWEQQWERWLVEHSNRWEQQWRIQQHQIFQRVEQHLQSVQPTPAPLVHSPQPAVDAQVTQLLAEVGSLAEQVKQLQEQPRSHLSIQQQMAPLVQRLHLLQEDWQRLKLQALPHLEETQQQLQKQLNQVQSQIDKFQQQLEKLQQQQAAVSSQPCQDSIPPRRAGVGVFIDGANLHASARDLGVSLDYESLIPRLLGSSAKRAQIHFYSGWDPKDPQQKAFHEYLEQLGFHLHRKPVVHFANGGSKANMDGEMIVDMLVSRYGRVILLSGDGDFLRALQHLQSQGVQVEVAAFGQHTQWEMRRQFPFVELSRMLDRGREVIPLPAKQVPSA
- a CDS encoding HD domain-containing protein, which encodes MLSNAQEGRQEGSLQPVAPALQSNSATPPRCGPRFARALTYAHQLHHTQVRKGSGIPYLSHLLAVAATALEHGADEDEAIAALLHDSLEDGPRNTGIPRSQIEQQLSDQFGDKVLQIVLGCTDTNSDSSAKEPQEQCSPDGEAETQGDPRTTSRLREQESWWVRKEAYLQHLEQLVREDAHPLASSILLVANADKLHNARSILRDWQQLGDAVWERFSAGKQGSLWYYRRLAEIFMQRPSPLARELQQTVQTLLQAA